The Candidatus Coatesbacteria bacterium DNA window GGCATCGTAGAAGGCGGACACCCGCTGCGGCGGGGCCGGACAGTCCTCTTCGAGGGCGGTCCACTCGCCGGCGGTGTCCAGGTACAGCCGACCGGCGCCGTCGGCGGCCAGGATGATCCAGTCGTCGATCGCCGGGTCGTGGAAACCGGCCAGATCGAAGGGCGCCGACCCGGGGCAGGGCCCGGTCATCGCCGTCCATTCAGCGGCCAGCGCCCGGTGGAGCCGACCCGCGCCGTCGAGGGCCAGCACGATCCAGTCGTCCAGGGCGGCGTCGTAGAAGGCGGAGAGGGCGTAGGGCGGGGGAGCCTCGAGGGGTACCCCCGTCGTCGCCCAACGCTCGCGGCCGGACTGGTAGAGCCGCCCCGCACCGTCGATACAGCAGACGATCCAGTCGTCGAGTTCGGGATCGTAGAACCCGGACAGCTCGAAGGGCGGAACACCGGGGCAGGGCTCGCCGTCGGCGGCCCAGTCATCGGCCCGGGCCCACCAGAGCTGCCCCTCGTCGTCGAGGGCGTAGATCAGGTAATCATCGAGGGCGGCGTCGTAGAAGGCCGTCAGGACGTAGGCCCCGGCCCCGACGACCAGGAGGGCGAGCAGCAAAAGGATGACGGTTCTGAGCATGCCGGCCTCCCGGTCCGGGTCAGGACCCCGCCGGCTGCAGCTTGTCCCAGCCGTCCGGGGTGAAGTGGTAGGCTATCCCGTCGGCGTCGACGCAGTGGATGGAGTAGTCATCGGCGGCGGCGTTGTAGAGGGCGAAGAGGTCCAGGGGCGCCGCGGCCTTGACGGCCCCGCCGAGGGGGGTGAAGCCGGCGCCGTCGTAGTAGAACAACTGGCCGGCGTCGTCGAGGAGCAGGACCATGTAGTCGTCGGCGGCGCTGTCGTAGAAGGCGGAGATGCGGAAGGGGGCCCGCCCCGCGGCCGGCTCGCCGACGGCCTGCCAACTGTCGGGCTGGGCGCGGTGGAGTTGACCGGCGCCGTCGACGGCCAGGATGATCCAATCGTCGGCCGCCGGGTCGTAGAAGGCGTCCAGGTCGAAGGGCCCCGGGGTCTCCAGCCGGGCCTCGTCGAGGCGCCAGCCACCGCCGTAATCGACCAGCAGGCGGCCCCCGGCGTCCAGGGCGTAGAGCTGGTGGCGTTGCAGGGCGGCGTCGTAGAGTACGCCCAGGGCGCAGGGACCCTCGACCTCGGGGGCCTCCTCGGCCGCACCCCGGGCCGACCATTCCTCGTCGATCAGGGCGTGCAGGCCGCCGTCCCCGTCGACGGCGAAGCAGCGCCAGCCCAGCAGGGGATCGGCGTAGCCCGCCGCGTCGCTGACCGTCGCGTCCAGGGTCCCGCCGACGCCGCGCCAGCCCCCCTCGTCGAAGAAGCGCAGTCGGCCGTCGTCGCCCAGGGCGAACAGGGCCGTGCCGATCGCCTCGGTGGTCAGGTAACCGGTGAGGTAGTAGCGCTCCGGGGAGCTCTCCTCGGCGGTTTCACAAGCCGTCGTCAAGAGCAGCAACAGCAGGCTGAACACGCTGACGGCCGGGCGGCGTGAAGTGGACATGTTTCTCCTCGGTGGCGACTGACGGGACGTTTCGCTCCCTTGAAGTATAACCGCTGACCGACAGCCGGGCAAGGGGACGGCGCTACATCGTAGGGGAACGGGGACGCCGCGGCGCCCCCGTTCTCAGCCTCGATGCCGTAATACCTAGGGCAGGGGCGGGCCGGCTTCGACCCACTGGTCGATGTCGAAGAAGTAGAGCTGACCGTCGTTGCCGAGGACGTAGATCATGTAGTCCTTGATAGCCGGATCGAACAGGCCGTCCATGTCGTAGGGCGCTTCGCCGTCGACGGGGGGACCGGCCTCGCTGAAGCCCTCGCCGTCGAAGAAGGTCAGCAGACCCTCGCCGTCCAGCATCATGACCACCCACATGTCGTCGGCGGAGTCATAGAAGGCGCTGATGCGGAAGGGACCGGCGTCGGTGGCCGGCTCGCTGATGAAGCTCCACTCCTCGGCGCCGGAACGGTAGAGGTCGCCGCCCTCGTCGACGCAGAAGACCAGCCAGTTGTCGACGGCCGGATCGTAGAAGGCGGACAGGTCGAAGGGCGCCGCGCCCGGACAGGGCAGGCCGTCCTTCTCCCACTGCTCGCCGGCGAAGTAGTACAACTGGCCCCGGGCGTCGAGGAGATAAACCATGTAGTCGTCCATCTGGCTGTCGTAGAAGCCCGAAACCTTGTAGGGACCGGGTCCCTTGAGGGGCTGGCCGACGGCGTTCCACTCCGTGGCGCCGGACTGGTAGAGCTGGCCCTTGGCGTCTACGGCCACGACGATCCACTCGTCGGCGATGGTATCGTAGAAGGCGGTCAGGTCATAGGGGCCTTCGCCCTGACAGGGCTTGCCGTCCTCCCGCCACTCGCCGTCGGCGAAGACGTAGAGCTGGCCGTCGGCGTTGTCGACGACGTAGAGCAGGTAGTCGTCCATCTGGACGTCGTAGAAGATATCGAAGGCGTAGGCGTTGCCGCCGGTCGGCGCCGAGGGAGCATCTTCCTCGGCGTCTTCTGCGGCCTCCCCGCCGTCCTCTTCTTCGTCGGACTCCCGCTGCTCGGTCTCCTCGGCGTCGTCTCCAGCGTCCTCGTCCCCGCAGCCCAGGATCAGGCCCAGGCTGAGGGCGAAGACGAGCGCCAGCAGCATGATCAGGGTTTTTCGCATCCAGTCCTCCTTAATGGGTGGCTGTCGTCTGTCGGGCATCCAGCCCGCGCTCCGCCGCCCGCTTTGTCGCGCGGGACGACGGCCTCAACGAAACACTTGACCGGGGGTGCGCGACGGGTCTCCCCCCCGCCGCTCCGGCTCCCCCGCCGAAAACAGGTTCCAGCTACGATGAAGGCTTGTATTTGAACAGCCGAACAACCCCCGCGTTGGCGAACCCGGCCGCTGAGGGCGGGTGTTGCCGGATCCTCGTGAACGAGGCCGCTTGGGTGGCGGCGCGAGCAGCGGTTTGACGGGCCGCTGGTGCCGTTTGGTCCAGCGGCGGCTACTAGGGGCTGATCTCGATGATCATAGTTCCAGGCAACGGTGTGGGAGTCAGCCCCGACCGGCGCAAAGGCCCGCGCCCGGTGAGGTAGCAGCGGCGACTGTCATCAGTATAGCCCCTGGCGGCGGCGTTGACCAGCCTCCTCGTCGCGCCGCAGGCTCTCCTCGCCCGGTTCCTCCATCCCCGCGGCGAAGAAGCGCCCCTCCCAGCCGTAGTCCGTGGCCTCGTAGCAGGCCACCGCCGGACGACCCGCCAGCTTGAAGGCCACCACCAGGGCCTCCCCCAGGCGGATGCCCTCGCCGGCCTGACAACCCTCTTCCCCCAGCAGGTCCCAGCTCACCGCGGCGATCCCCGGCTGGGCGTCGGGCACGGCGCCGATGAACACCCGGCCGCCGAGCCACTCGCCCCCGGGCCGCCGACGACGAACGCCGTACTCCCGGTTGCCGCCGACCTCGACCGGCCGGGGCGCCGGGACCGGCGCGCCCATCGTCTCCGAGCCGTAAGCCAGCCCGTTGGACCAGATCCCGGCCAGGCCGTCGTCGCCCACCCGCAGCACCTCGACGACGATCTGGTCGCCGTCGGTGACCACGGCGCCGATCAGGTACCCGGCGAAGGGGATGCCGTAGCCGTAGAGCAGACGCTCCCCGGCGAAGTACCAGTCCAGATGCAACACCCCGGGCCGGAACTCGCTCAGCGCCAAGCGGGCGCTGTAGGTCGTGCCGTCGGGGTTGAGGCCGGTAAGCTCCCAGCTGCCGACGCCCGCCGCCGGGGCGGACATGGACGCCGACAGCAGGATCAGGACGAGGAGGCGTCGGGTCATGGTTGACGCAATCGGGATGCGGGAGGGGGCGGTGCGCGGCGTATGGGCCTACTCGGCGACGGTCAGCGACTCCGTGCCCAGGCCCGGGGCGCCGTCGGCGTACCAGGCGCCGGACCAGGTACCGTCGGCGTTCTCGGAGTAGTACTGGACGGTCAGCTCGAGGCCGAGCTGGTAGACGACGATGATTTGGTCACCCAGGTAGAGCGCCCGGCCCTGATAGCTCTCGGCGCCGGTGTGCTGGGTCATCATCACCCCGCGCTCCGGGCCGCCGCCGAAGACGGCCACGTTGAGGTAGCCGGAGTAGGCGCTGCCGTCGGGGTTCTGCCCGCTGAAGTCCAGCTTGGTCGGCAGGTCCCACTCGAGGGCCGCGGGCGCCGCCGGGGCCTCGCCCATCGTCTCGGTGCCGGACTCGAAGCCGTTGGTCCAGATGCCGGCCAGACCGGCGTCGCTCATCCGGTAGGCGCCGACGTAGTGCTGGAGCGTCGCCGGGGCGTAGCCCACCGCCAGCAGATCCTCACCGCAGGGCACACCGTAGCCGCTGAAGACTTCTTCGCCCTCGGCGGTCTCCCAGGTCATCCGGTAGCAGTCGCCGCCGCTCAGCGGCCGCAGCGATACCGTATAGGCGGTCTCCACGCCCCCGGCGTCGATCTGGACGGACTCGTAGCTCAGCGTCTCGCCGTCGTCGTCGCAACCGACGAGGAGCAAGGGGAGCAGCAGCAGGGGGATCAGCGCCCGGGACGGGTTCACCGCTTGGCCTCCTCAGATAATCGCTCGGGTGGTCATTGCGCCGGACGAGCGCCGGTTGCGGTTATTTCTTCGTCGTCAGCTCGCGCTCGTTGCGCGGCTCGAACACCGTACGCAGGGCCAGGCCGGTGTAGCTGCCCTCGTCCTCGGCCACCCGTTCCGGGGTGCCCTGGGCGATGATCCGCCCGCCGTCCTCGCCGCCCTCGGGCCCCAGGTCGACGATGTAGTCGGCGTTCTTGATCACCTCGAGGTTGTGCTCGATGACCACGACGCTGTTACCGTTGTCGACGAAGGTCTGCAGCACGGAGAGCAGCTTGGCGATGTCGGCGAAGTGCAGCCCCGTGGTCGGCTCGTCGAGGATGTAGACGGTCTTGCCCGTCGAGCGCTTGGTCAGCTCGCGGGCCAGCTTGACCCGTTGGGCCTCGCCGCCGGAGAGGGTGGTCGCCGGCTGGCCGAGCTTGACGTAGTCCAGGCCGACGTTGGAGAGCGTCTCCAGCATCCGGCTGATCTGGGGCACGTTGGCGAACAGCTCGAGGGCCTCGGAGACGTCCATCTCCAGGACGTCGGAGATGTTGTGGCCCCGGTAGCGCACGCTCAGCGTCTCCTTGTTGTAGCGTCGGCCGTTGCAGACGTCGCAGGTGACGTAGACGTCGGGCAGGAAGTGCATCTCGATCTTGATGATCCCCTCGCCCTGGCAGTTCTCGCAGCGCCCGCCGCGGACGTTGAAGCTGAAGCGTCCGGGGGAGTAGCCGCGGACTTTGGCCGCCGGCAACTGGGCGAACAGGCGGCGGATGTGGTCGAAGACCTTGATGTAGGTGGCGGGGTTGGAGCGCGGGGTGCGGCCGATGGGGCTCTGGTCGATGTCGATGACCTTGTCGACGTGCTGGACGCCGCTGAGCTTCTCGTAGGGTCCGGCGTGCATCCGGCTGCGCCGCAGGGCCGAGGCCAGGGCCGGGTAGAGGGTCTCGTTGATCAGGGAGCTCTTGCCCGAGCCCGAGACACCGGTGACACAGGTGAAGGTGCCCAAAGGGATGCGCAGATCGACGTGCTTGAGGTTGTGGAAGGTGGCTCCGCTGAGCTCGAGGTAGTTGCCGTTGCCGCGGCGGCGGCGCTTGGGTATCGGGATCGACAAATCACCCTTGAGGTAACGCCCGGTCAGCGAGCGCGGGTTGTCCATCACCGCTTGCGGCGTGCCCTGGGCCACGACGCGCCCACCGAGGTGGCCGGCGCCGGGGCCGAAGTCGACGAGCTGGTCGGCGGCGCGCATGGTGTCCTCGTCATGCTCGACGACGAGAACGGTGTTGCCCAGATCGCGCAGGTCGGTCAGGGTGCGGATCAGCTTGGCGTTGTCGCGGTGGTGCAGGCCGATCGAGGGCTCGTCGAGGATGTAGAGCACACCGACCAGCCCGCAGCCGATCTGCGAGGCCAGCCGGATACGCTGGGATTCGCCGCCGGAGAGGGTCGGCGCCGAGCGGTTGAGCGTCAGGTAGTAGAGACCGACGTTGACCAGGAACTCCAGCCGGGCCCGGACCTCCTTGAGCAGCTCGTCGGCGATCCGGTGCTCGGTGTCGTCGAGTTCCAGTCGATCGAAGAAACGCAGCAACTCGGCGGTGGACAGCTCCCCCAGCTCGTGGATGCTGTAGTCGTCAATGGTCACCGCCAGGGCTTCGGGCCGCAGCTTCTTGCCGCCGCAGTTCCGGCAGGGCTGGCTGGTGAAGAAACGGCTGTAGAAGTGGCGCGCCGAATCGGATTTGGTCTCCCGGTGCAGGCGCTTGAGGTTGTCGATCACCCCGGCGTAGGTGTGGGTGCTCGAACCGGAGCCGTGCTTGTACTCCCAGGTGAACTCGATTTCCTCGTCGCCGGAGCCGTTGAGGACGACGTCGCGGGCCTCCTCGGAGAGCTCCTCCCAGGGCGTGTCCAGGGAGAAACCGTAGTGCCGGGCCAGGGACTCCAGCCGGGCCAGGCGCCAGCTCTTGCGGTCGTCGATCTTGCCCCAGACCGCCACGGCGCCGTCGCGGATCGAGAGCTCCGGATCGGGCACCACCAGCTCGGGATCGACCTCCAGGGTCGAGCCCAGCCCGCCGCAGGAGGGACACATCCCCTGCGGGCTGTTGAAGGAGAACATCTGCGGGGTCAGCTCGGGGAAGGAGACCCCGCAGACGCTGCAGGCGTTGTGCTCGCTGAACAGGGCGACGCCGTCGTCGTCGAACTGGGGGCCGCCCTCGCTTTCCTCGGCTCCGTCTTCTTTCTCCGAATCGGCCAGCCGGGCCACCGCGGCGGCGACGGCGCCGGAGAGGTCACCGTTGCCTTCGCGGCGTACCAACTGGATGGCCAGCAGGCCCTCGGCCAGGCGCAGGGCCGTCTCGACCGAATCGGTCAGCCGGGGCCGGATGCGTTCACTGGCGATCAGTCGGTCGACGACGACATCGATGTCGTGGTGCCGCTTCTTGTCCAGGTTCTGCAGGGTCGAGATCTCGGTCAGCTCGCCGTCGATGATCGCCCGGATGAAGCCCTGCTGGCGCAGGCTCTCCAGCAGGTTCTTGAACTCGCCCTTGCGGTTGCGGACCACGGGGGCGTTGACCATGAAGCGCGTCCCGGCGGGCAGCTTCATGATCTCCTC harbors:
- the uvrA gene encoding excinuclease ABC subunit UvrA; amino-acid sequence: MDKIIITGAREHNLRSIDLELPRDQLIVFTGVSGSGKSSLAFDTLYAEGQRRYIESLSSYARQFLGQMEKPRVDQIVGLSPTISIQQKATNRNPRSTVGTITEIHDFLRVLFARIGRPHCPKCGRPIGSQTAEQIVEEIMKLPAGTRFMVNAPVVRNRKGEFKNLLESLRQQGFIRAIIDGELTEISTLQNLDKKRHHDIDVVVDRLIASERIRPRLTDSVETALRLAEGLLAIQLVRREGNGDLSGAVAAAVARLADSEKEDGAEESEGGPQFDDDGVALFSEHNACSVCGVSFPELTPQMFSFNSPQGMCPSCGGLGSTLEVDPELVVPDPELSIRDGAVAVWGKIDDRKSWRLARLESLARHYGFSLDTPWEELSEEARDVVLNGSGDEEIEFTWEYKHGSGSSTHTYAGVIDNLKRLHRETKSDSARHFYSRFFTSQPCRNCGGKKLRPEALAVTIDDYSIHELGELSTAELLRFFDRLELDDTEHRIADELLKEVRARLEFLVNVGLYYLTLNRSAPTLSGGESQRIRLASQIGCGLVGVLYILDEPSIGLHHRDNAKLIRTLTDLRDLGNTVLVVEHDEDTMRAADQLVDFGPGAGHLGGRVVAQGTPQAVMDNPRSLTGRYLKGDLSIPIPKRRRRGNGNYLELSGATFHNLKHVDLRIPLGTFTCVTGVSGSGKSSLINETLYPALASALRRSRMHAGPYEKLSGVQHVDKVIDIDQSPIGRTPRSNPATYIKVFDHIRRLFAQLPAAKVRGYSPGRFSFNVRGGRCENCQGEGIIKIEMHFLPDVYVTCDVCNGRRYNKETLSVRYRGHNISDVLEMDVSEALELFANVPQISRMLETLSNVGLDYVKLGQPATTLSGGEAQRVKLARELTKRSTGKTVYILDEPTTGLHFADIAKLLSVLQTFVDNGNSVVVIEHNLEVIKNADYIVDLGPEGGEDGGRIIAQGTPERVAEDEGSYTGLALRTVFEPRNERELTTKK